A region of the Kaistia geumhonensis genome:
CCGAAGGGCGGTCTCGTGGTGCTGCGCGGCAATCTCGCGCCCGACGGCGCCATCCTGAAGCCTTCCGCCGCCTCGCCGCGGCTGATGCAGCATCGCGGCCGGGCCGTCGTGTTCAAGGATGCCGACGATCTCCGGGCCCGCATCGACGATCCCGATCTCGATGTCGACGCCGACAGTGTGCTGGTCCTCCAGAATGCCGGCCCGCGCGGCTATCCGGGCATGCCGGAAGTCGGCACGATGGCGCTGCCGAAGAAGCTGCTCGCCGCCGGCGTCACCGACATGGTGCGTGTCTCCGACGCGCGGATGAGCGGAACGGCCTTCGGCACCGTCGTGCTGCATGTCGCGCCGGAATCGGCGCTCGGCGGGCCGCTCGCCCTCGTCCGGACCGGCGACATGATCGTGCTCGACACGGCGGGCCGGCGCATCGACGTCGAGATCGACGCCGAGGAGATGGCGCGCCGGCGCGCCGCCTTCGTGCCGCCGGCCCCGGCCTATGAGCGCGGCTACGGCAAGATCTTCATCGATCACGTGCAGCAGGCCGACAAGGGCGTCGATTTCGACTTCCTCGTCGGACAGAGCGGCACGCCCCCCTCCAAGGTTTCCTTCTGAAGCGAGGCTCCATGACGACCCCCATGCCTTTCCGGTCGCGGCAGAACGCCCCTCTCCCCGATGGCTGGGAGCAGCTCTATTCCGCCGTGCTCTCGGATTCGCTCGATGCCGTCGGCATCACCAACCAGGCGATGACGCCGGCGATCCGGCCGCTCGACGAGACGCTCAAGATGTGCGGCCGCGCACGGACCGGCATCTATATGGAGGTCGCGCATGTCGAGCCGGGCGAGAACCCCTATGAGCTCGAGATCGCCGTCGTCGACGACCTGAAGCCGGGTGACGTCGCGGTCTTCGCCTGCGGCGGCTCGACCCGCATCGCCCCCTGGGGCAGCCTGCTCTCGACGGCAACGACGGTTCGCGGCGCCGCCGGCTGCGTCACCGACGGCTTCGTGCGCGACATCCTCGAGATCCGGCGGCTGAAGCTGCCCGTCTTCCATGGCGGCATCGCGCCGCTCGATTCCAAGGGCCGCGGCCAGATCCAGGCGGTCGACGTGCCGGTCATCTGCGGCGGCGTCCGCGTCGCGCCGGGCGATCTCGTCTTCGGCGATGCCGACGGCGTCGTGGTCGTGCCGCAGGCGGCCGAGGCCGACGTGCTGAAGGTCGCTTTCGACAAGATCAACGGCGAGAGCCACTCGATGCGCGAACTGCGTGCGGGCGGCTTCCTGCGCGACGTCTATGCCAAATACGGGGTGCTCTGATGGCGCATGCTGACAAGGCGCCGTCCAACCCGGTCGCCGGCTTCTTCAAGATCGAGGGCACGGCGATCGCGCTGGTCTTCGTGCTCCTCGTCATCCTCTTCATGCTGACGGCGCCGCGCGCCTTTCTCGGCTACCGCGTCTATATGAGCTTCATGGCGACGGTGCCGCCGCCGATGATCATCGCGCTGGGGCTGACGCTCGTCGTCGTCGCCGGCGAGATGGACCTCTCCTTCCCGTCGGTTGTCGCCTTCGCCAGCTATGTCTTCTGCCAGCTCTACCAGAGCTATGACCTGACCTGGCTGGCGCTCGTCGCGGCGCTCGTCACCGGAACGGTGATGGGCTTCATCAACGGGCTCGTCGTCACCAAGCTCGGCATCCCCTCGCTGATCGCGACGCTCGGCATGCTGTTCCTATGGGGCGGGCTGGTCACGGTCGTTTCCAACGGCGCCTCGCTCGCCATTCCAGATATCGAGGGGCGGCTGATCCACACGGTGTTCGCCGGACGGATCGGCGTCATTCCGGTGCAGTTCCTCTGGGCGCTCGCGGTCGCGGTCGTCGTCTGGCTGATCCTGAACCGGCATCGCTTCGGCGAGAGCCTTCTCTTCATCGGCGACAATCTCAAGGTCGCCAAGGTGGTTGGCATCGCCATCGACCGGGAAAAGATCAAGCTCTTCACGCTCATGGGCCTCCTGTCGGCGCTCGCCGGCGTCTTCCTGACGCTGGAGACGACGACCTATTTCTCGCAGGCAGGCATGGGCTACCTGCTCACCGTCGTCGCGGCGGTGTTCATCGGCGGCACCTCGATCTTCGGTGGCGCCGGCAAGGTGGTCGGCACGGTCTTCGGCGCGCTGATCGTCGCGATCATCGAGGCGGGCCTCGTCGCCAGCGGCGTCGCCGGCTTCTGGACGCGCTTCTATATCGGGCTCGTCTTCATCGTCTCCGTCACCATGAATGCGGCAATCGAGGATCCCGACAAGGTCCCGTTGCTCCGGCAGCTCCGCTCGCGCGCGAGAAACTGACCGCACTTCCAGAAAACAACCAAGGGGAACACGACAAATGCGCAGGATCACGAAAACGATTGCCGGAATGGCGCTGGCGGCCATGGTCGCCGCGTCAGGAGTTTCGGTCGCGGCCGAGGCCGTCGATTCCGGCATGACCATCTATTTCCAGATGGGCGGCAATCCCGGCGACACGGCGACGCTGGCCCGCGAGCTCGGCGCCCGCGACGCCGCCCGTGTGCTCAAGGTCAACCTCATCGAGCAGCATTCCGGCTGGGACCCGCAGAAGATGATCGTCCAGGCCAAGGAGGCGATCGCCGCCCAGCCCGACGCCATCGTCGTGATGGGCCATCCTGGCACCGATGCGATGAAGTCGATCCTCGACGACGCCAAGGCCGACGGCATCGTTGTCGTCGTCAACAACAACGAACTGCCGGGCACGGGCCTCTCCTATTTCGGCCTCGACAATTACGGCGCGGGCAAGAACCTCGCCAATCTCACCATCGAGAACGGCAAGCTCAAGGAAGGCGACAAGGTTCTGGTCTACGGCGCCTTCGTCGAGGGCGCTGCCGGCGCCGATGTCGCCAAGGGCGCGACGGAAGTCCTCAAGGAGAAGGGCATCGCCTTCACGCCGCTGCAGTGGTCCAACGAGGCCGTGCAGGATCCGGCGCTCTCGGTGCCCGTGCTCGTCGCTTATCTCGAGGCCAATCCCGACACCAAGGCGATCATCGTGCCCGGCCATGGCGGCATCACCGCCGTGCTCGACAAGGTGCTGAAGCAGGCCGGCAAGCAGCCGGGCGAGGTCGTCACCTCCGGCTTCGACATCTCCTCCGCCGCCATCCAGGGCGTGCGCGACGGCTACATCACCGTCGTGCTCGACCAGCAGCCCTATCTGCAGGGTTTCATGCCGGTCGCCGCAGCGGTCCTGCAGAAGAAGTACGGCCTCGCCGGCCTGCAGCTCAACACCGGCGGCGGCTACCTGACCAAGGACAATGTCGACGCGCTCGCCGCGCTCGTGAAGGACGGTATCCGCTAGTTCGCGGCCGCCACCGGGCGGCGCGGGCCAACGCCGCGCCGCCATTTCATCTCATCCTCACGAAGCGGATCGCTCCCATGACCGTCACGCCGGCCGCCGCAACCCCGATCGTCCGTCTCGAAAATGTCGGCAAGAGATATGGCAAGGTCGTGAGCCTCAAGGAGGTCACGCTCGAGATCGGACCCAACGAGATCGTCGGACTGATCGGCGACAACGGCGCCGGCAAGTCGACGCTGATCAAGGTGCTGACCGGCGTCGAGCCGCCGACCTCGGGCGCGCTTTATGTGCGCGGCCAGCGCATCGACGCCTCGTCCTATTCGGTCAAGGAAGCGCACAAGCTCCGGATCGAGACCGTCTACCAGGATTCCTCGCTCGGCGAGAAGCAGCCGCTCTGGCGCAACTTCTTCGTCGGACGGCCGATCACCAACCGCTTCGGCTTCATCGACGTCAAGGCGGAGAAGCGCATCGCCGAGGCGATCATGCGCTCGACGATCGGCTTTCGCGGCGTCGGCCTCGATGTCGACACGCCGGTCTCGCGCCTTTCCGGCGGCGAGCGGCAGGGCGTCGCCATCGGCCGCGCGATGCATTTCGACAGCGACCTCATCGTGCTCGACGAGCCGACCGTGGCGCTTGCGCTGAAGGAGGTCCAGAAGGTCCTCGACTTCATCCGCTCGATCAAGGCCGGCGGCCGGTCCTGCATCTATATCGAGCACAACATCCATCACGTGCACGAGGTTTGCGACCGCCTCGTGGTGCTCGATCGCGGCGAGATCGCGCTCGACGCGCCGACCTCGTCGATGACCTACCAGGAACTCGCCGACTTCCTGATGTCGCTGCATCACCGCCGCCCCGCGGCCGCCACCCATTGAAGAGATCCCGATGACCGCGCGCGCCTATTGCGACTGCCACGTCAATATCTGGAACGAGGAGCATGTACTGCCGCTCTATACAGAGCAGCTCGCCCGCGTCCGCGCCGGGGCGATGGCGCCGAAATCCGATGCCGACACGCTCCACGCCGAAATGGCCCATGTCGAGAAGGCGATCGTGTTCGCGCTGCGCTATGGCGACAGCATCGGCATCGAGAGCGACGACGAGACCACTGCGGCGGCGGTGGCGAAATATCCCGAGAAGTTCGTCGGCTTCGCCTATGTCGACCCGCGGCGAGCCGACTGCATGGAGCTTCTCGTGCATGCGGTCGAGGACCTGAAGCTGAAGGGCGTCAAGTTCGGGCCGATCTACAACGGCGTCGCGCTGTCGGACCCAAGGCTCGTCCCCGTCTACGAATACCTCCAGAAGAACAATATCCCGCTCACCATGCATATGGGCACGACCTTTGCCCGCAACGCCCCCATCGACATGGGCCGGCCGCTGCATGTCGAGCCGATCGCACAGAAATATCCCGACCTCGTCATGGTGATGGCCCATATGGGGCACCCCTGGTACGAGGAATGTATCGTGGTTTCGCGCAAGCAGCCGAACGTCTTCTGCGAGATCTCGGCGCTCTCCTACCGGCCCTGGCAATATTACAACATCCTGATCGCCGCGCAGGAATACCGCATCACCGACAAGATCTTCTTCGGCACGGACTTCCCCTTCGCGCGCGTCGACGAATCCGTCGACGGCCTCCTCACGATCAACGACCAGGTCGAGGGCACGAGGCTACCCCGCGTCAGCGAGGAGACGATGCAGCGCATCCTTGAATCGAACCCGTTCACCCATTGGTGGCACGGCGACAACCCGCTGGCCTGAGCCGAGGACCCGAGAGATGACCGCGCGCGCCTATTGCGACTGCCATGTCAATATCTGGAACGACGAGGATGTGCTGCCGCTCTACGAGACGCAGATCGCCCGCGTGAGGCCCGGCGCGATGGCGCCGAAATCCGATGCCGACACGCTCCATGCCGAGATGGCGCATGTCGAGAAGGCGATCATCTTCGCGCTCAACTATGCCGACAGCTCGGGCATCGAAAGCAGCGACGAGACTACGGCGGCGGCGGTCGCGAAATATCCGGAGAAGTTCGTCGGCTTCGCCTATGTCGATCCGCGCCGGCCCGACTGCATGGATCGTCTCGTGCATGCGGTCGAGGACCTGAAGCTGAAGGGTGTCAAGTTCGGGCCGATCTACAACGGCGTTTCGCTGTCGGACCCGCGGCTTGTTCCGGTCTATGAGTATCTCCAGAAGAACAACCTGCCGCTCACCATGCATATGGGCACGACCTATGCCCGCAACGCACCGATCGACATGGGCCGGCCGCTGCATGTGGAGCCGATCGCGCAGAAATATCCCGACCTCGTGATGGTGATGGCCCATATGGGGCATCCCTGGTACGAGGAGTGCATCGTCGTCTCGCGCAAGCAGCCGAATGTCTTCTGCGAGATCTCGGCGCTCTTCTACAGGCCCTGGCAGTACTACAACATCCTGATCGCCGCGCAGGAATACCGGATCACCGACAAGATCTTCTTCGGCTCCGATTTCCCGGCGGCGCGCGTCGACGAGTCGGTCGATGGACTGCTCTCGATCAACGATCAACTGGAGGGCACCAGGCTGCCGCGCGTCAGCGAGGAGACGATGCAGCGCATCCTCTGGTCCGATCCCTTCAAGCACTGGTGGAAGGGCGACAACCCGCTCGGGTGAGGGGCCTGCGCCGCCGGCCGCGACGGCCAAGCCGCGGCAAAACCATCCGCGCTGGGGGCGATATCATCAGGGTTCCGGCAGCCGCGCACACCCGACGCCCGGTGGCGCCGACCCGTCATGTTCCCGCCGATGCTCTTGAAGCGCAGGCCGCGCCAATGCGCGCCAGCATTCGACTGCACGGCCCGGTCGTCCGCGGGAAGTCACGGTTTGCAACCGGTTAGCGGAAGGCTGGTCACGGGAAACGTGGTGGAGCCGAGGGGAGGCGCCACCGCTCGGCCGGCACCACGCAGCCTACAAGGCGTCGCTTTCGGTAGAGCCCCGAGCACTCGCCGACGACGACAGGGCGCTGGACTGTTTCACGCAGTGGTGCCGCGCAGAACCATCTGCGCCCTACCGTCGAGACCATCACACCGAAGCTGGCCGGGCCGTGCTTGCGGCAGACGTCAGCCGTCGCTGCTCCCGCCTCCTGCTCTCCTCAGCATCCCGATGATCTGCTCTTCCGTAAATCGTGAGGGGCGCATCTTCCGTCCGTCTCCGTGAGTGACGGACTCTACTCAAATCTGGAGGAGGATCAGGGTCTCAGGTCAATCTGAGCGCCGTCACGTGCGCCGAGCAATCGGCGCGACCAACTGGTCGCTTGCGACATTTATATGATGTGATATTTCTACGGATATCTTGATGATGTTTCGAGGTGCCGTCCACGTGCCTCGCCAGCGCGCGGAGTGGCCTTGATCCCCGAACTTCTCCCGGACCACGAAGCGGCGTTCTCGCCGGATTATGCTAGCGCCCGCGCCAAGATCGCGACACTTGCGGGCGACCGGCCGGCGGCGGCGATCGCCTATGCCAACCCGAATGTCGGCCCGACGGGCGAGCCGCTGGCGACCGAGACCTATTGGTTCGGGCCGCGTGACGCGCGCGACGTTCTGGTGCTGGTTTCGGCGACGCATGGCGTCGAGGGCTTCTGCGGATCGGCCGCCGCCGCCGACTGGCTCCTCACCGGCGGGCCTGACCGGATCGGCCCCTCGACCGCCGCTCTCATCGTTCATGCCATCAACCCGCATGGTTTCGCCTGGCTGCGCCGGACGACCGAGGAGGGGGTCGACCTCAACCGCAACTGCATCGATTTTGACGCGCCCCTCCCGAAAAATGCCGGCTATGACGAGCTGGCGACGGCCTTCGTGCCGCGCTCGCTCGACGCGGAGACGCTCGCGCAGGCCGATGCGCGCATCACCGCCTATCGCAGCCTCCAGGGCGCTGTCGGCCTCGAACAGGCAAGGTCAAGCGGCCAATACACCCATCCCGAGGGGCTCTTCTATGGCGGGACCGCGCCGGCCTGGTCGATTCGCACGCTGCATGCGCTTGCCGCCGATCACGGCCTCGCTGGGCGCCGAAACGTCGCGGTGATCGACTATCATACCGGCCTCGGGCCGTTCGGCTATGGCGAGCCGATCTGCGGCCACCGCCCGGGCGAAAGTGGGCAGGCGCGCTGCCGCGACTGGTACGGGCCGAGCCTCGGCGAGCCGCTGCTCGGTCGCTCGTCCTCGCTGCCGATCGCCGGGCTCACGCAATATGCCTGGGCCGCCGCGGTCGGCGCCGAACGGCTCACCTTCATCGCGCTCGAATTCGGAACCTATCCGCCGGAGGAGGGCACGATCGCGCTCCGCGCCGATCACTGGCTGCACGCCTATGGCAAGCCGGACTGGTCGAGCGCGGAGACGCAGCGCATCAAGGCCGGCCTCCGCCGCTTCTATCATCCCGACACCCGCGACTGGCGGCAGATGGTGCTCTGCCGCAGCCGCATCGTCATCGACCAGGCGCTCGCGGGCATGGCCCGAACGAGCGACTGAGCCTTGCCCATTCACCCTTCGACGGATCCCAGCCGATGACGCGCATTCTCGTCCTCAATCCCAACAGCTCCGTCGGCGTGACCCGGGACATGGATGCCGCGCTCGACCTCCTGCGCTCGCCCGGCGGGCCGGCGATCGTCTGCGAGACGCTGTCAGAGGGGCCGCCCGGCATCGAGACGCAGCAGCATGTGGAAAGCGTCGTGCTGCCGATCGCCCGCCATTTCGCCGACCGCGAAGCCGACGCCTATGTCATCGGCTGCTTCTCGGATCCGGGCCTGGCGCTCGCCCGCGAAAATCTGGCAAAGCCGGTGCTCGGCATCGCCGAATCCGCCTTTCATGTCGCCATCGGCCTCGGCCAGCGCTTCGGTATCGTGGCGATCAAGCAGGGCTCGATCCCGCGACATATGCGCCATGTGCGTAGCCTCGGCTTCGAGAGCCGGCTCGCCGGCGACCGGCCGCTCGGCGTCGGCGTCACGGAGATGTCGGGCGAGGGCGTGATCGACCGCATCGTCGCGGTCGGCCGCGAGCTGCGCGACCGCGACGGCGCCGACGTGCTGATCCTCGGCTGCGCCTCGATGGGAGGCTATCGGACGGCGGTGGAGGATGCGCTCGGCCTGCCGGTCGTCGACCCGACCCAGGCGGCGGTGGCGCGGGCGATCGCCCTTCTCTCGCTCGGCTACCGGAAGGCGGTGTAGCGCATGGCATTCGATCTCATCCTGCGCGGCACCCTGGTCCGCACCGACGGGCTGATCGAGAACGGCTGGATCGCGATCGCCGGCGAGAAGATCGCGGCGATCGGAAGCGGCGCGGCGCCCGAGGCGGCGCTCACCGAGGATTTCGGCGACGCGCTGCTCTTTCCCGGCTTCGTCGACGGCCAGACGCATGCGACCAGCTATCGCGGGCTGCCAGGCTTCGCGGCGACCAGCCGTTCGGCGCTGGCCGGTGGCATCACGACCATGGTCGACATGCCCTATGACAACCCGGACCCGCTGAACACGCTCGCGCGGCTCGAGGCCAAGGTGGAGGCGATCGAGACGCTGTCGCATTGCGACGTCGCCCTCTATGCGACGGTCGCCCCCGGCCAGGGCACCGGCACCATGGTCGACCTCGCCAAGGCCGGCGTCTGCGCCTTCAAGATTTCCAGCATCGAGAGCCATCCCGTGCGCTTTCCGCGCCTGCCGGCCGACGAGACGCTCGCGATCCTGAAGGCGTCGGTCGAGACGGGGCTGCCCGTCGGCCTCCACAACGAGGACCAGGAGATCGTGCGGGCCGGCATTGCCGCGCTGAAGGCGACGGGACGCACGACGCCGGAATGGCACGAGCCGAGCCGGCCGCTCGCCGCGGAACTCACCGCCACGGCGCATTTCCTCGAGCTCGGCCGTGTGACCGGCGCGCATGTCCATATCGTCCACATCTCGCATCCGACCGGCTATGATCTCGTCGCGCGCTATCGCGACGAGGGCGTCAGGGCGACCGGAGAAATGTGCGTCCACTATCTCCATTTCGACGCGGGGCGCGACACGGCGCGGCTCGGCGCGCGCATGAAGGTGAGCCCTCCGATCAGGACAGGCGTGCTCGACGCCCTCTGGCAGAAGCTCGCCGAGGACAAGTTCGCGCTCGTTTCCTCGGACCATTCGAGCTGGCCGGTCGACAACAAGCTCGTCCCTTCGATCTTCGATGCCGGTGCCGGTATTCCTGGCCTAGAGACGCTGGTGCCGTCCTTCTTCACCGATCTCCGTGGCCGCGTCGCGGACGCGGCCGGGCGGCTCTGCCTCGAGGTCTCGGAGAAGCCGGCGCGGCTTTTCGGTCTCTATGGCCGCAAGGGGGCGCTGCATCCCGGCTTCGACGCCGACGTGGCGGTTCTCGAACAGGACGCTTTCCGTTTCGATGCCTCGGCGACCCGCGACGGGCTCAACTGGAGTCCCTATGACGGCGAGACCTTTGCCGCACGGATCGCCGCCACGTATCTCCGCGGCCGCAAGGTCTTCGACGGAGCCGACATCATCGGCGCGCCGGGCGATGGCCGCTTCGTCAAGCGCGCCGCTTGAGCCATGGCGACAGAAACCTTCCAGCGCTCGCTCTGGTCGTCCCTCGCGCCACCCGCGCCGCGCACGCCGCCGCTTTCCGGCTCCGGCAAGGCGGATGTCGCGATCGTCGGTGCCGGCTTCCTCGGCCTCTCGACGGCGTTGCATCTCGCCGAGAGCGGCGCCAGCGTCGTGCTGCTCGAAGCGGAGGAGCCGGGCTTCGGCGCCTCCGGCCGCAATACCGGCTTCGTGGTGCCGAGCCTTCGCACCTCGCTTGGCCCAACCGATATCCGCGACCGTCTCGGCGAGCATGGCGAGCGGCTGACGGCGCTGGTCGGGCAGTCCGGCGATATCGTCTTCGACCTGATCCGCCGCCACGGCATCGCATGCAGCGCTGAGCAGACCGGCTGGATGCAGCCCGCGCATAGCGCGACGATGATGCGCGTGCTCGAGGCGCGGCAGGGCGACTGGGCGGCGCGCGGCCGCTCTGTGCTGATCCTCGACGCGGCGGAGACGAAGCGCCGGGCCGGCTTCGGTTCCTATCACGGAGCGCTGCTCGATCCGACCGGCGGCCAGATCAACCCGCTCGCCTATGCGCGCGGCCTTGCCACCGCTGCGCTCGCGGCCGGCGCCGTCATCCACGCGGCGAGCCGGGTCATCGCCATCGACCGGCAGGGCGAGGGCTGGCGGGTGCGGACCGCCTCGGGCGAGATCAGGGCCGGCCGCGTGCTGCTCACCACCAACGCGCTGGTCGGCTGCCTCAATCCTGCCATGGCGAGCTCGGTCATTCCGGTCCTCGTACATCAGATCGCGACGGAGCCGCTGTCCGAGGACCTGCGCCGGGACATCCTGCCAGGACGCTCGCCGCTCGCCGATACGCGGCGCCATACCTTCGCGCTGCGCTGGTCGCCCGATGGCCGCCTGGTCACCGGCGGCATGGTGCTGCCCGGCCCCGCCTCGCTTGCGCGCGCCAGCCGTGCATTCTTGAAGCGGCTCCGTCATTTCCTGCCGGGTCTCGGCACCATGCGCGCCGACTTCGTCTGGAACGGCGTCATCGCCGCGACGCTTGATCAAATGCCGCGCTTCGTCGAACTGGCGCCCGGCCTCGACGGCGCCATCGGCTGCAACGGTCGCGGCGTCGCGCTCACCACCGCGCTCGGCCGCGAGATCGCCGGCCTCTATGCGGGGCGGATCGCGGCCGACGCGTTTCCGCTGCCGCATGGACGGCCGGAAGCCGTGCCGGGCCATTTCCTCGCGCGCCATGGTCCGGCATTGTGGCTGCCCTGGAGCAATTGGCGCGATCATCTGGAGAGCGCCCGCGGCAACTGACGGGCGAGGGAGAAGCTGCATGAATCTCGGACTTGCCGGCAAGCGGGCCCTGGTGCTCGCCTCATCGCGCGGCCTTGGACTCGGCGTCGCGACGGCGCTGGTCGCCGAAGGCGCGCATGTCGTGATCACGGGCCGAAGCGCCGAAAAGCTCGACGCCGCTGCGGCGCGCCTCTCGGCCGGCGGGCCAGGCCGGGCAGAGGCGCTCGCCTGCGACTTCGCGGCCGACGGCGCCGTCGCCGCGCTCGCGGAAGGAGCCGTCGCCCGGCTCGGCGGCGTCGATGTGCTCGTCAACAACACCGGCGGCCCGCCGCCCGGCAGCATCCTCGCGGTCGCGCCCGAGACCTGGGAGAAGCAGTTCGGCGCCATGGTGCGCAATGTCTTCGACCTGACGGGCCGGCTGGTGCCTGAAATGCGCGCGCGGGGCTGGGGGCGGATCCTTACCATCGCCTCGTCGGGCGTCGAGCAGCCGATCCCGGGTCTCGGCATCTCCAACGCCCTGCGCGCAGCGCTCGCAGGCTGGTCCAAGAC
Encoded here:
- a CDS encoding ATP-binding cassette domain-containing protein, whose translation is MTVTPAAATPIVRLENVGKRYGKVVSLKEVTLEIGPNEIVGLIGDNGAGKSTLIKVLTGVEPPTSGALYVRGQRIDASSYSVKEAHKLRIETVYQDSSLGEKQPLWRNFFVGRPITNRFGFIDVKAEKRIAEAIMRSTIGFRGVGLDVDTPVSRLSGGERQGVAIGRAMHFDSDLIVLDEPTVALALKEVQKVLDFIRSIKAGGRSCIYIEHNIHHVHEVCDRLVVLDRGEIALDAPTSSMTYQELADFLMSLHHRRPAAATH
- a CDS encoding SDR family oxidoreductase, encoding MNLGLAGKRALVLASSRGLGLGVATALVAEGAHVVITGRSAEKLDAAAARLSAGGPGRAEALACDFAADGAVAALAEGAVARLGGVDVLVNNTGGPPPGSILAVAPETWEKQFGAMVRNVFDLTGRLVPEMRARGWGRILTIASSGVEQPIPGLGISNALRAALAGWSKTLAEEVARDGVTANLILPGRIQTERVDEIDHANAEKSGKPVEEVAAASRAAIPVGRYGTVEEFAAVAAFLVSEPASYVTGSMIRCDGGAIRSV
- a CDS encoding dihydroorotase, which translates into the protein MAFDLILRGTLVRTDGLIENGWIAIAGEKIAAIGSGAAPEAALTEDFGDALLFPGFVDGQTHATSYRGLPGFAATSRSALAGGITTMVDMPYDNPDPLNTLARLEAKVEAIETLSHCDVALYATVAPGQGTGTMVDLAKAGVCAFKISSIESHPVRFPRLPADETLAILKASVETGLPVGLHNEDQEIVRAGIAALKATGRTTPEWHEPSRPLAAELTATAHFLELGRVTGAHVHIVHISHPTGYDLVARYRDEGVRATGEMCVHYLHFDAGRDTARLGARMKVSPPIRTGVLDALWQKLAEDKFALVSSDHSSWPVDNKLVPSIFDAGAGIPGLETLVPSFFTDLRGRVADAAGRLCLEVSEKPARLFGLYGRKGALHPGFDADVAVLEQDAFRFDASATRDGLNWSPYDGETFAARIAATYLRGRKVFDGADIIGAPGDGRFVKRAA
- a CDS encoding amidohydrolase family protein, encoding MTARAYCDCHVNIWNEEHVLPLYTEQLARVRAGAMAPKSDADTLHAEMAHVEKAIVFALRYGDSIGIESDDETTAAAVAKYPEKFVGFAYVDPRRADCMELLVHAVEDLKLKGVKFGPIYNGVALSDPRLVPVYEYLQKNNIPLTMHMGTTFARNAPIDMGRPLHVEPIAQKYPDLVMVMAHMGHPWYEECIVVSRKQPNVFCEISALSYRPWQYYNILIAAQEYRITDKIFFGTDFPFARVDESVDGLLTINDQVEGTRLPRVSEETMQRILESNPFTHWWHGDNPLA
- a CDS encoding ABC transporter permease; the encoded protein is MAHADKAPSNPVAGFFKIEGTAIALVFVLLVILFMLTAPRAFLGYRVYMSFMATVPPPMIIALGLTLVVVAGEMDLSFPSVVAFASYVFCQLYQSYDLTWLALVAALVTGTVMGFINGLVVTKLGIPSLIATLGMLFLWGGLVTVVSNGASLAIPDIEGRLIHTVFAGRIGVIPVQFLWALAVAVVVWLILNRHRFGESLLFIGDNLKVAKVVGIAIDREKIKLFTLMGLLSALAGVFLTLETTTYFSQAGMGYLLTVVAAVFIGGTSIFGGAGKVVGTVFGALIVAIIEAGLVASGVAGFWTRFYIGLVFIVSVTMNAAIEDPDKVPLLRQLRSRARN
- a CDS encoding aspartate/glutamate racemase family protein gives rise to the protein MTRILVLNPNSSVGVTRDMDAALDLLRSPGGPAIVCETLSEGPPGIETQQHVESVVLPIARHFADREADAYVIGCFSDPGLALARENLAKPVLGIAESAFHVAIGLGQRFGIVAIKQGSIPRHMRHVRSLGFESRLAGDRPLGVGVTEMSGEGVIDRIVAVGRELRDRDGADVLILGCASMGGYRTAVEDALGLPVVDPTQAAVARAIALLSLGYRKAV
- a CDS encoding amidohydrolase family protein gives rise to the protein MTARAYCDCHVNIWNDEDVLPLYETQIARVRPGAMAPKSDADTLHAEMAHVEKAIIFALNYADSSGIESSDETTAAAVAKYPEKFVGFAYVDPRRPDCMDRLVHAVEDLKLKGVKFGPIYNGVSLSDPRLVPVYEYLQKNNLPLTMHMGTTYARNAPIDMGRPLHVEPIAQKYPDLVMVMAHMGHPWYEECIVVSRKQPNVFCEISALFYRPWQYYNILIAAQEYRITDKIFFGSDFPAARVDESVDGLLSINDQLEGTRLPRVSEETMQRILWSDPFKHWWKGDNPLG
- a CDS encoding NAD(P)/FAD-dependent oxidoreductase → MATETFQRSLWSSLAPPAPRTPPLSGSGKADVAIVGAGFLGLSTALHLAESGASVVLLEAEEPGFGASGRNTGFVVPSLRTSLGPTDIRDRLGEHGERLTALVGQSGDIVFDLIRRHGIACSAEQTGWMQPAHSATMMRVLEARQGDWAARGRSVLILDAAETKRRAGFGSYHGALLDPTGGQINPLAYARGLATAALAAGAVIHAASRVIAIDRQGEGWRVRTASGEIRAGRVLLTTNALVGCLNPAMASSVIPVLVHQIATEPLSEDLRRDILPGRSPLADTRRHTFALRWSPDGRLVTGGMVLPGPASLARASRAFLKRLRHFLPGLGTMRADFVWNGVIAATLDQMPRFVELAPGLDGAIGCNGRGVALTTALGREIAGLYAGRIAADAFPLPHGRPEAVPGHFLARHGPALWLPWSNWRDHLESARGN
- a CDS encoding substrate-binding domain-containing protein, whose translation is MRRITKTIAGMALAAMVAASGVSVAAEAVDSGMTIYFQMGGNPGDTATLARELGARDAARVLKVNLIEQHSGWDPQKMIVQAKEAIAAQPDAIVVMGHPGTDAMKSILDDAKADGIVVVVNNNELPGTGLSYFGLDNYGAGKNLANLTIENGKLKEGDKVLVYGAFVEGAAGADVAKGATEVLKEKGIAFTPLQWSNEAVQDPALSVPVLVAYLEANPDTKAIIVPGHGGITAVLDKVLKQAGKQPGEVVTSGFDISSAAIQGVRDGYITVVLDQQPYLQGFMPVAAAVLQKKYGLAGLQLNTGGGYLTKDNVDALAALVKDGIR
- a CDS encoding RraA family protein — its product is MTTPMPFRSRQNAPLPDGWEQLYSAVLSDSLDAVGITNQAMTPAIRPLDETLKMCGRARTGIYMEVAHVEPGENPYELEIAVVDDLKPGDVAVFACGGSTRIAPWGSLLSTATTVRGAAGCVTDGFVRDILEIRRLKLPVFHGGIAPLDSKGRGQIQAVDVPVICGGVRVAPGDLVFGDADGVVVVPQAAEADVLKVAFDKINGESHSMRELRAGGFLRDVYAKYGVL
- a CDS encoding M14 family metallopeptidase — encoded protein: MIPELLPDHEAAFSPDYASARAKIATLAGDRPAAAIAYANPNVGPTGEPLATETYWFGPRDARDVLVLVSATHGVEGFCGSAAAADWLLTGGPDRIGPSTAALIVHAINPHGFAWLRRTTEEGVDLNRNCIDFDAPLPKNAGYDELATAFVPRSLDAETLAQADARITAYRSLQGAVGLEQARSSGQYTHPEGLFYGGTAPAWSIRTLHALAADHGLAGRRNVAVIDYHTGLGPFGYGEPICGHRPGESGQARCRDWYGPSLGEPLLGRSSSLPIAGLTQYAWAAAVGAERLTFIALEFGTYPPEEGTIALRADHWLHAYGKPDWSSAETQRIKAGLRRFYHPDTRDWRQMVLCRSRIVIDQALAGMARTSD